One genomic segment of Sander lucioperca isolate FBNREF2018 chromosome 10, SLUC_FBN_1.2, whole genome shotgun sequence includes these proteins:
- the lin37 gene encoding protein lin-37 homolog, with the protein MHHVKIKTERPDLEGAGARSRLDAVLKGLVERSENEREQNEGDSGKISADSLNKDLSPLSAGKRLSARFPQHRRKKRKEMDEGIPESNQHKQNAYIIKLFDRSVDLAQFNTSTPLYPICRSWMRNNPSVRVLPASPSPPHSMVEEELTDMINGKGQIVYRLPPPTSCPISASGEPINLRIPQTEKPTVTKLTDSVPVSGSLICDHMERWKKIRQKWKECSNKNQLRYSESIKVLKEMKELYDR; encoded by the exons ATGCACCACGTCAAGATCAAGACTGAAAGGCCAG ATTTAGAGGGGGCTGGTGCACGAAGCAGATTGGATGCTGTGTTAAAGGGACTGGTAGAGAGGAGTGAAAATGAAAG GGAGCAAAATGAGGGCGATTCTGGAAAAATATCAGCAGACTCCTTAAACAA GGATTTGTCTCCATTGTCTGCTGGAAAAAG GCTGTCAGCTCGATTTCCACAGCACCGGCGGAAGAAGCGCAAAGAGATGGATGAGGGCATACCAGAGAGCAATCAGCACAAACAAA ATGCTTACATTATTAAGTTGTTTGATCGCAGTGTGGATCTGGCTCAGTTCAACACCAGCACCCCACTATATCCTATCTGTCGTTCCTGGATGAGAAACAATCCTTCTGTCCGTGTGCTGCCTGCTTCCCCAAGCCCCCCACACAGTATGGTGGAGGAAGAG CTTACCGATATGATCAATGGTAAAGGTCAGATTGTGTACAGACTCCCTCCTCCAACCTCCTGTCCAATCAGTGCCTCTGGTGAACCCATCAATCTCAGGATCCCACAGACTGAAAAACCCACTGTTACCAAG TTAACAGATTCAGTTCCTGTATCCGGTTCTCTCATATGTGACCACATGGAACGTTGGAAAAAGATAAGACAAAA ATGGAAGGAGTGCTCTAACAAGAACCAGTTAAGATACAGCGAGAGTATCAAGGTCCTTAAGGAGATGAAGGAGCTGTATGATCGCTAA